The DNA sequence AATCATATTGAGCGAGACATTCAGTTTGCACTAGATGCGAGTGCAGACTATATCATTCTCGATGGCAGGGGCGGTGGCACTGGCGCTGCGCCTGAAATTTTTCGCGACCATATCAGTGTGCCCACTATTCCTGCTTTAGCGAGAGCGCGCCGCTACCTCGATCAACAGGGCGCGAGTGGCAGAGTGAGCTTAATTATTACTGGTGGGTTGCGCTTACCCATGGATTTTGTGAAAGCTATGGCGCTAGGCGCAGATGGGATTGCTATATCTAACAGCGCTATGCAATCAATAGGTTGCGTGGCAGCAAGGATATGCAATACCAATAACTGCCCAGCGGGGATAGCCACCCAAAACGCAGATTTACGCCAACGGCTCAATGTAGAAAAATCAGCGCAGCAATTGAGTAATTTCTTTAATGCTTCAGTGGAATTAATGCAGGTAATGGCCCGCGCCTGTGGCCATGATCACCTCAATCAGTTTAATAAAAATGATTTAGCGACTTGGCATCGAGAGATGGCACATTTAAGTGGGATCGCTTACGCGGGTTTTAGGCCTTTAGACTAAACTACGCTTACGTCGTTTATGCGGCTTACTGCGCGTTGAAATTGCGAGATTTTTCATCATTTGTAGGAAAAATCCGCAATTACCATTTTTTTTCTAAAAAGTCTGGACAGGGCGCGGCGAAAGCCATAATATACGCCTCCGCCAGCATTGAGCACCCGTAGCTCAGCTGGATAGAGCGTCGCCCTCCGGAGGCGAAGGTCACAGGTTCGACTCCTGTCGGGTGCGCCATTACTTCGGAAGATGCTCGAAAACTCTATGGTGGGTATAGCTCAGTTGGTAGAGCCCCGGATTGTGATTCCGGTTGTCGTGGGTTCAAGCCCCATTACTCACCCCATATTCAGATTAGCGAATATCGTTAATCTAAAGTGCTAAAGTTAGGCGCTGGATTCATCCAAAAAGTAACTTAATCGACGTTAAACGCAGCTTGGTAGCGCATCGTCGCGAAGCTCATAAAGAGTGGGACCAGAGGATAACTTTGGTAAATACCAAGAACATAACGGTGATTAGCGCAGCTTGGTAGCGCATCGTCGCGAAGCTCATAAAGAGTGGGACCAGAGGGTAACTTTGGTAAATACCAAGAACATAACGGTGATTAGCGCAGCTTGGTAGCGCATCTGGTTTGGGACCAGAGGGTCGGGAGTTCGAATCTCTCATCACCGACCACATTACAAAAGGCCTGCTCATTGAGCGGGCTTTTTACTTTTAAGCGGTGTGCCAAATTTGTGTTTGTTAAGTCGGGAGTTCGTCTTCTAGCCTTGGCTCATCACCGACCACATTACAAAAGGCCTGCTCATTGAGCGGGCTTTTTACTTTTAAGCGGTGTGCCAAATTTGTGTTTGTTAAGTCGGGAGTTCGTCTTCTAGCCTTGGCTCATCACCGACCACATTACAAAAGGCCTGCTCATTGAGCGGGCTTTTTACTTTTAAGCGGTATGCCAAATTTGTGTTTGTTAAGTCGGGAGTTCGTCTTCTAGCCTTGGCTCATCACCGACCACATTACAAAAGGCCTGCTCATTGAGCGGGCTTTTTACTTTTAAGCGGTGTGCCAAATTTGTGTTTGTTAAGTCGGGAGTTCGTCTTCTAGCCTTGGCTCATCACCGACCACATTACAAAAGGCCTGCTCATTGAGCGGGCTTTTTACTTTTAAGCGGTATGCCAAATTTGTGTTTGTTAAGTCGGGAGTTCGTCTTCTAGCCTTGGCTCATCACCGACTACACTTTAAAGTCTCGTCAGTAATGACGAGGCTTTTTTTGTATCAGCGATTGATGAGTATTGATGATGTTGAAGAACAGGGTGCGTTATTACCGCTTTACTATTCACTGATATCCCTTTCACAAACGCCTATTTTTCTCACTTTATTTATCTAGAAAGATGACTAAATTTTATTCTATCTAAAGGTTATGAGTGGTAAGTAAGTAAACGGGTCATTAAATTTTGTTATATTTTGGTATTGTTTTACTTACTTAGTCGCTTAAATAGATGAAGTGTTTTTTGGTTGCACTGCTCGGTATTGTGCTTAGTTTTCCTTCGGCTTTTGCCCGCGGACAAGATCCACTATTGGTGCGGCATGTTAGCCCTGAAAGCTATAAAGATTATCGCAGCGCTTACTTTATAGAATTACTCACACTCGCCTTAGATAAAACTCAGGCTGCATACGGTAACTATAAACTCACGCCCAATAACGTGAGAATGACTCAAGAGCGCTCATTACAACAACTACGAGAAAACCAAGGAATAGACGTAGTTTGGACAATGAGTTCGGCCAAGCGAGAGGATGATTTTTTGCCAATTCGTATCCCTTTACTAAAGGGTTTGCTGGGGCAACGTTTACTGATGATCCGTCGTCAAGATACCGAGCGTTTTGCGCAGGTTAAAACACTGCAAGATTTAAGTAACTTTAGTGCAGGGCAAGGAAGAGGCTGGCCTGATAATCAGATATTGGAGGCTAATGGCCTTAATGTGATTAAAGGGATCAACTACGATGGTTTGTTTGGCATGTTACAGCGTCAGCGCTTTGATTATTTTCCGCGTGGTGTGAGTGAAATTTATCATGAGTTACAGCAGCACCGAGAACAAGATTTTGTGGCAGAGCCTAATTTGGTTTTAAGTTATCGAGCACCGATTTATTTTTTTGTAAATACCAACAACCAGCAACTTGCGACAAGAATAGAACAGGGTCTTTGGGCCGCTATTGATGATGGCAGCTTTGACGAATTGTTTAGTCGTTATGCTTACGATAGCTTGGTAGAAAAACTAAAACATCGTCGAGTCATTAAACTTGATACTCCCTATTTACATCCTGACACTCCCAGTGAGCAAAGTCCTTTGTGGATAAAGCTACACTAACCATTGCTCGTTGAGGGCGGCTTTCCATAAGCATCGGCTGTCACATTGATGCACTTTTTGGCGTAGCCTATTTTCCAATGGGTGGTATCGCTAATGCTAATATCGGCCAACATTACTGTATTAGGCTGCGAGCGTTTAGCTTGCTTTATCGCCAACTGAGTCGACGGGCTATGCTTTAATGGAAACAGGTACAAGGCATAGCTTTGGCAGTGTTCAGCTTGTGCCGGTCCAAGCAAATTCAAACCTGTTATATCACCCTGATAAAAGCTACGTTCTACAAAAGAGCCATGATAACCAGTAGAGCAAGCGCTAAGAAGCAGTATACAAACAGCGACAAAACATCGATGAAACGTTGAGACTAGCAAGGGGCATCCTTATTGGTGGGGTTGGCGCATTATAAAGGTCAGTGAGATGAGCTATGAAACAAGTGCTAAAGCATTTAATCATAAGTAGACGCTCCTCACAAATCTCTTGTTAAGCCTATTATGATTTTTGTACTTAGGTAGAATTGTTGAATAAATCAATTATCTTGTTTTAATCGCAGTCAATGTTCGCTGTTAACATGCGGGCTTTATCTGCAATTCTCAGCGTTTATTGAAACGCATTCGTCTATCTTCGTGCTAATTATCTAGGAGTTCTTCATGCCAACAATACAACAGGACCTGACCGGGCAAACGTTTACCCTGAAAAATAACCAAGGGAGCGAAGCCGTTGTATTAGCATGGGGAGCGACCTTAGCTAGCCTCAAGATTAAGTTAAACAGTGGTGAGCTACGTCAAGTGGTATTGGGCTGTGATAGCTTTGATGATTACTTCAAGCAAAATGCTTATTTAGGCGCAACGGTTGGCCGTTATGCGAACCGTATTAATCAAGCTAAAATTGGCTTTCAAGGTGAAGAGTTTATATTAACCGCCAACCAAGATATGCACCAATTACATGGCGCCAATGACCTTAGCCACCGTGACTGGCAGGGTGAATTATTAGCCGATAACAAAGTGCGTTTCACGATTCAATCACCCGACGGAGAAATGGGTTTTCCCGGTAACCTGCAAGCTCAGCTTGATTACACCTTAGATGACGATAACCAATTAGTGATGGATTATTCGGCCACGGTAGATCAAACCTGCCCTGTTAACTTAACTGACCACAGTTACTTTAACCTAAATGCCGCGAGCTCAACTATTTTGCAACACCAACTGTTTATCGCCGCTGACCAATATCTACCGGTAGCCAGCGATGGTATTCCACTTGATGGATTACATACTGTCGCCGATACCAGCTTTGATTTTAGACAAAGCAAAACCATTGCCGAAGATCTGCTTAAAGATGAACATCAAGCGTTAGTAGGGGGTTACGACCATAGCTACTTGCTGCAAGCAGATGTGGTCGAAAAAGGCAAAGCGGTAGCTCGCATAGTGGCAGATGACCAATCGCTTGCGATGGAGGTGTATACCGACAAACCGGCTATTCAGCTTTATACCGGCAACTTCTTAAAGGGGAACCCTGGCCATAACGGCGAGATCTACCAAGCACATAGCGGTGTGGCCTTAGAAACCCAATTTCTACCTGATTCGCCAAACCGCCCAGATTGGCCACATAAAAGCTGCTGGTTAGCGCCGGGCGAAACTTACCGATACCAAACACGCTATCGTTTATACCAACCTAGCTAAGTGAGTGGTGTTGGCACGTTGAATACATTATATACAGCATACCGAATGTCATAGACATCGTGTATGCTGCTTATTGATTATTTAAAGCCTAAGGACGTTTATCTATGAAGAAATGGTTGGCACTATGTGTTGGTGTTCTCGCGTTAAGCTTTCAAGCATTCGCAGACGATTACCAAACCACAATTCAGCAGTTCAAAAAATCAGACCGAACCGCAGAATTTTTTAATGGCGCCTATGGGTACGCCGTATTTCCTACCATTGGTAAAGGCGGTATTGGCATTGGTGGTGCCTACGGTGAGGGGCAAGTTTACTTAGGTGGTATGCCAACGGGCTCTGTAAATATGGGCCAAGTGACTCTTGGCTTTCAATTAGGTGGCCAAGCATTTAGCCAAATTGTCTTCTTACAAGATAAGCGTGCTTACGACGAATTTACCAGTGGCAGCTTTGAATTTGCCGCCCAAGCTAGCGCAGTAGCCTTAACTGCCGGTGCTTCAGCGCAAGCGGGCACTTCTGGCGCCGGAGCTG is a window from the Agarivorans sp. TSD2052 genome containing:
- a CDS encoding substrate-binding periplasmic protein codes for the protein MKCFLVALLGIVLSFPSAFARGQDPLLVRHVSPESYKDYRSAYFIELLTLALDKTQAAYGNYKLTPNNVRMTQERSLQQLRENQGIDVVWTMSSAKREDDFLPIRIPLLKGLLGQRLLMIRRQDTERFAQVKTLQDLSNFSAGQGRGWPDNQILEANGLNVIKGINYDGLFGMLQRQRFDYFPRGVSEIYHELQQHREQDFVAEPNLVLSYRAPIYFFVNTNNQQLATRIEQGLWAAIDDGSFDELFSRYAYDSLVEKLKHRRVIKLDTPYLHPDTPSEQSPLWIKLH
- the galM gene encoding galactose-1-epimerase is translated as MPTIQQDLTGQTFTLKNNQGSEAVVLAWGATLASLKIKLNSGELRQVVLGCDSFDDYFKQNAYLGATVGRYANRINQAKIGFQGEEFILTANQDMHQLHGANDLSHRDWQGELLADNKVRFTIQSPDGEMGFPGNLQAQLDYTLDDDNQLVMDYSATVDQTCPVNLTDHSYFNLNAASSTILQHQLFIAADQYLPVASDGIPLDGLHTVADTSFDFRQSKTIAEDLLKDEHQALVGGYDHSYLLQADVVEKGKAVARIVADDQSLAMEVYTDKPAIQLYTGNFLKGNPGHNGEIYQAHSGVALETQFLPDSPNRPDWPHKSCWLAPGETYRYQTRYRLYQPS
- a CDS encoding YSC84-related protein, whose translation is MKKWLALCVGVLALSFQAFADDYQTTIQQFKKSDRTAEFFNGAYGYAVFPTIGKGGIGIGGAYGEGQVYLGGMPTGSVNMGQVTLGFQLGGQAFSQIVFLQDKRAYDEFTSGSFEFAAQASAVALTAGASAQAGTSGAGAAAGSTQSKAHYVSGYAVFTLAKGGLMYEAAIGGQKFNFTPN